From the genome of Psychroserpens ponticola, one region includes:
- a CDS encoding thymidylate synthase, whose translation MKQYHDLVKRILEEGNVKGDRTGTGTKSVFGHQMRFDLSEGFPMVTTKKLHLKSIIYELLWFLKGDTNINYLTENGVKIWNAWADKNGDLGPVYGHQWRNWNSDDIDQIKDVIDTLKNNPNSRRMLVSAWNPSVLPDTSKSFDDNVANGKAALPPCHAFFQFYVADGKLSCQLYQRSADTFLGVPFNIASYALFTMMIAQVCGYEAGEFIHTFGDAHIYSNHFEQLELQLSRDIRPLPKMKLNPDVKDIFEFDFEDFTLVDYNPHPHIKGAVAV comes from the coding sequence ATGAAACAATATCACGACTTAGTTAAACGTATTTTAGAAGAAGGAAACGTAAAAGGAGATCGCACAGGAACAGGAACAAAAAGTGTTTTTGGTCATCAAATGCGATTTGATTTGAGTGAAGGCTTCCCAATGGTCACCACAAAAAAATTACACCTAAAATCTATTATTTACGAATTGCTTTGGTTTTTAAAAGGCGACACTAACATTAATTACCTAACAGAAAATGGTGTAAAAATCTGGAATGCTTGGGCTGATAAAAATGGTGACCTTGGACCAGTTTATGGCCATCAATGGCGTAACTGGAATAGTGATGATATCGACCAAATTAAAGATGTCATCGACACATTAAAAAACAATCCTAATAGTCGTCGTATGTTAGTTTCTGCTTGGAATCCTTCGGTACTTCCAGACACTTCTAAATCCTTTGACGACAATGTAGCAAATGGAAAAGCAGCACTTCCACCTTGCCATGCTTTTTTTCAATTTTATGTTGCTGATGGAAAATTATCTTGTCAACTATATCAACGTAGTGCAGACACTTTTTTAGGAGTGCCGTTTAATATAGCTTCCTATGCACTTTTCACAATGATGATCGCTCAAGTTTGTGGATACGAAGCAGGAGAATTTATCCACACATTTGGTGATGCCCACATTTATAGTAATCACTTTGAGCAATTAGAATTACAACTCTCTCGCGATATTAGACCATTACCAAAAATGAAATTAAACCCTGATGTAAAAGATATATTCGAATTCGATTTTGAAGACTTTACTTTAGTTGATTATAATCCGCATCCACACATTAAAGGTGCTGTGGCTGTATAA
- a CDS encoding NupC/NupG family nucleoside CNT transporter, with translation MSDKHPSYIVQGEAIDDIIKSQGYSFNSIWRGVLGMMTLLIIAFLFSSNRKGINWKTVAIGLVFQLVIAVCVLQVDFVKDIFESIGQVFINILDFTRAGSEFLFSGVMDINSYGFIFAFQVLPTIIFFSALTSVLFYLGIIQKVVKAMAWLLSKTLKISGAESLSVAGNIFLGQTEAPLLIKAYLEKMNKSEMLLVMIGGMATVAGAVLAAYIGFLGGEDEALRLFYAKHLLAASVMAAPGAIVISKILYPQTEKVNTDVAVSKEKIGSNILDAIANGTTEGLKLAVNVGAMLLVFVAFIAMANGILGWVGDITNLNGWIAGNTAYQSLSLELILGYIFAPLMWLIGVATEDMALMGQLLGIKLAASEFIGYIQLADLKNAANATHLKYEKSIIMATYMLCGFANFASIGIQIGGIGSLAPGQRKTLSKFGMKALIGGTLASLISATIAGMIIG, from the coding sequence ATATCAGATAAACATCCTAGTTATATTGTTCAAGGAGAAGCCATAGACGACATAATAAAAAGTCAAGGTTATAGTTTTAACAGTATTTGGCGTGGAGTACTAGGTATGATGACCTTACTTATAATCGCCTTTTTATTTAGCAGTAATCGAAAAGGCATTAATTGGAAAACCGTAGCAATAGGCTTAGTATTTCAGCTAGTTATTGCTGTATGCGTTTTACAGGTTGATTTTGTAAAAGATATTTTTGAATCAATAGGTCAAGTTTTTATAAACATATTAGACTTTACTAGAGCTGGAAGTGAGTTCTTATTTAGCGGAGTTATGGATATTAATTCCTATGGTTTCATATTCGCTTTTCAAGTATTACCAACCATTATTTTCTTCTCAGCGTTAACCTCTGTTTTATTCTACTTAGGAATTATTCAAAAAGTCGTAAAAGCAATGGCTTGGTTACTCTCTAAAACTCTTAAAATATCTGGAGCAGAAAGCTTGAGTGTGGCTGGAAATATCTTTTTAGGGCAAACTGAAGCACCACTTTTAATCAAGGCTTACCTCGAAAAAATGAATAAATCCGAAATGCTTTTAGTCATGATTGGTGGTATGGCAACGGTTGCTGGAGCTGTACTTGCAGCCTACATTGGTTTTTTAGGTGGTGAAGACGAAGCTTTACGTTTGTTTTATGCAAAACACTTGTTAGCAGCTTCTGTTATGGCAGCACCTGGAGCTATTGTAATTTCTAAAATTTTATATCCACAGACCGAAAAAGTTAATACAGATGTTGCTGTTTCAAAAGAAAAAATTGGCTCAAACATTTTAGATGCTATTGCAAATGGTACTACTGAAGGTTTGAAACTTGCTGTTAATGTAGGTGCAATGCTACTTGTATTTGTTGCCTTTATTGCTATGGCTAATGGCATTCTAGGTTGGGTTGGAGATATTACAAATCTAAACGGTTGGATCGCAGGAAACACAGCCTATCAAAGCCTCTCTCTCGAACTTATTCTAGGCTATATTTTCGCTCCTTTAATGTGGTTAATTGGAGTTGCTACTGAAGATATGGCGCTTATGGGTCAGCTACTTGGTATTAAATTAGCTGCGAGTGAATTTATTGGTTATATTCAATTAGCAGATCTTAAAAACGCTGCAAATGCAACGCATTTAAAGTACGAAAAATCAATCATCATGGCAACATATATGCTTTGTGGTTTTGCGAACTTTGCTTCTATCGGAATTCAAATTGGTGGTATTGGTTCTTTAGCTCCAGGACAACGTAAAACATTATCAAAATTTGGAATGAAAGCACTTATTGGCGGAACTTTGGCCTCTTTAATTTCGGCTACTATAGCCGGAATGATAATTGGCTAA
- a CDS encoding bifunctional nuclease family protein: protein MSLVKLNIKGISYSQTQNGAYALILNEVDGDRKLPIVIGAFEAQSIAIALEKEIRPPRPLTHDLFKNFADRFDIVVKQVIIHKLVDGVFYSSLICERDKIEEIIDARTSDAIALALRFQAPIFTYKNILDKAGIYLKVNPKKGEEEQDSILVDDFVAEEIEASVQDNYKNKSLKELNTLLDEAVNNEDYEKAAKIRDEISKR from the coding sequence ATGAGCTTAGTAAAATTAAACATAAAAGGAATTTCATATAGCCAAACCCAAAATGGCGCATATGCTTTGATTCTGAATGAAGTTGATGGTGATCGTAAACTCCCAATCGTTATTGGAGCTTTTGAAGCTCAATCTATTGCAATCGCTTTAGAAAAAGAAATCAGACCTCCAAGACCACTTACTCACGATTTATTTAAAAATTTCGCAGATCGTTTCGACATTGTTGTTAAACAAGTCATCATTCACAAATTGGTTGATGGAGTATTCTACTCAAGTTTAATATGCGAGCGCGATAAGATTGAAGAAATTATTGATGCAAGAACTAGTGATGCTATAGCTTTAGCATTACGTTTCCAAGCACCAATATTTACCTATAAAAACATTTTAGATAAAGCTGGTATTTATTTAAAAGTGAATCCTAAAAAAGGTGAAGAGGAACAAGATAGTATTTTAGTAGATGACTTTGTTGCTGAAGAAATAGAAGCAAGTGTTCAAGACAACTACAAAAATAAAAGCCTTAAAGAACTGAACACCCTTTTAGATGAAGCCGTAAATAATGAAGATTACGAAAAAGCAGCTAAAATACGAGACGAAATTTCTAAACGCTAA
- a CDS encoding electron transfer flavoprotein subunit alpha/FixB family protein, whose translation MSVLVYTESEQGKFKKTAFEAASYAKAVANQMGTTVTAVAINANDTSELGTYGVDKVLNITNGDLKAFNANAYASSIEQAAKQENATVVIVSSSADSKYLAPILAIGLNAGFASNVVEAPSNTSPFTVKRTAFTNKAFNMTTIDTAVKVVGVSKNAFGLVESNGSATTEEFSPSIPASGVKVESVDRATDKVTIADAEIVVSAGRGLKGPENWGMIEELADVLGAATACSKPVSDLGWRPHSEHVGQTGKPVASNLYIAIGISGAIQHLAGINASKVKVVINTDPEAPFFKAADYGIVGDAFEVVPTLIEKLKAFKAQNA comes from the coding sequence ATGTCAGTTTTAGTATATACAGAATCAGAACAAGGAAAATTTAAGAAAACAGCTTTTGAAGCGGCTTCTTACGCCAAAGCTGTAGCAAATCAAATGGGAACAACAGTAACTGCTGTAGCCATAAATGCAAATGACACATCAGAATTAGGAACTTATGGTGTTGACAAGGTATTAAACATAACTAATGGCGATTTAAAAGCATTTAACGCGAATGCTTATGCGAGTTCTATTGAACAAGCTGCTAAGCAAGAAAATGCAACTGTCGTCATTGTAAGTTCTAGTGCAGACAGCAAATACTTAGCGCCTATTTTAGCAATAGGTTTAAATGCTGGTTTTGCGTCTAACGTTGTTGAAGCGCCTTCTAATACATCACCATTTACTGTAAAACGTACTGCGTTTACAAACAAAGCGTTTAATATGACTACAATTGATACAGCTGTGAAAGTTGTTGGTGTGTCAAAAAATGCATTTGGTTTAGTGGAATCTAATGGAAGTGCAACTACTGAAGAGTTTTCTCCTTCTATACCAGCTAGTGGAGTAAAAGTAGAATCCGTAGATAGAGCAACAGATAAGGTAACCATTGCTGATGCAGAGATTGTAGTATCTGCAGGAAGAGGTTTAAAAGGTCCTGAAAATTGGGGAATGATCGAAGAATTAGCTGACGTTTTAGGTGCAGCAACTGCGTGTTCTAAACCAGTTTCAGATTTAGGATGGAGACCTCATAGCGAACACGTTGGACAAACAGGAAAACCTGTAGCCTCTAATTTATATATCGCAATTGGTATTTCAGGCGCTATTCAGCATTTAGCAGGAATCAATGCTTCAAAAGTAAAAGTTGTTATCAATACAGATCCTGAAGCCCCTTTCTTTAAAGCTGCAGATTATGGAATTGTTGGTGATGCCTTTGAGGTTGTACCAACACTCATCGAAAAATTAAAAGCATTTAAAGCTCAAAACGCATAA
- a CDS encoding electron transfer flavoprotein subunit beta/FixA family protein, whose amino-acid sequence MKILVCISHVPDTTSKINFADNDTKFDTNGVQFVINPNDEFGLTRAMWFKEKQGANVTVVNVGGPETEPTLRKALAIGADAAIRVNTDAKDGFQVAKELANIVNEGGYDLVIAGRESIDYNGGMVPGMIAALTNANFVTNCISLEVDGINATAMREIDGGKETVSTSLPLVIGGQKGLVEESDLRIPNMRGIMMARQKPLSVVEPTNASTETSTVKFEKPAPKGAVTLVDADNVDELINLLHNEAKAI is encoded by the coding sequence ATGAAAATATTAGTATGTATTAGTCACGTACCTGATACGACTTCAAAAATTAATTTCGCAGATAACGACACAAAATTTGACACTAATGGTGTTCAATTTGTTATTAATCCAAATGATGAGTTTGGTTTAACACGTGCGATGTGGTTTAAAGAAAAACAAGGCGCAAATGTTACTGTTGTTAATGTTGGTGGACCAGAAACAGAACCTACACTTCGTAAAGCTTTGGCCATTGGTGCAGATGCAGCAATTAGAGTAAATACAGACGCTAAAGATGGATTTCAAGTTGCTAAAGAATTAGCAAATATTGTTAATGAAGGTGGTTATGACTTAGTAATTGCAGGTCGTGAATCTATTGATTACAATGGTGGAATGGTTCCAGGAATGATTGCAGCATTAACTAATGCAAATTTTGTAACCAATTGCATTAGTTTAGAAGTGGATGGCATAAATGCTACAGCCATGCGTGAGATTGATGGCGGAAAAGAAACAGTCTCAACAAGTTTACCTTTGGTAATAGGTGGACAAAAAGGACTGGTTGAAGAAAGTGATCTTCGTATTCCAAACATGAGAGGGATTATGATGGCACGTCAAAAACCATTATCTGTTGTTGAACCCACAAATGCTTCAACAGAGACATCTACTGTTAAATTTGAAAAGCCAGCTCCAAAAGGTGCTGTAACTTTAGTTGATGCAGACAATGTTGACGAGTTGATCAATTTACTTCACAACGAAGCAAAAGCGATTTAA
- a CDS encoding pyruvate dehydrogenase complex E1 component subunit beta: MKTIQFREAICEAMSEEMRRDESIYLMGEEVAEYNGAYKASKGMLDEFGAKRVIDTPIAELGFAGIAIGSTMTGNRPIVEYMTFNFSLVGIDQIINNAAKIRQMSGGQFKCPIVFRGPTASAGQLAATHSQAFESWFANTPGLKVVVPSNVYDAKGLLKSAIRDDDPVIFMESEQMYGDKGEVPEGEYTIPLGVADIKREGSDVTIVSFGKIIKEAYKAADELEKDGISCEIIDLRTVRPLDREAIITSVKKTNRLVILEEAWPFGNVSTEITYLVQSEAFDYLDAPVVKINTADTPAPYSPVLLEQWLPNKDEVIKAVKKVMYINA, from the coding sequence ATGAAGACAATTCAATTTAGAGAAGCCATTTGCGAAGCCATGAGTGAAGAAATGCGCAGAGATGAAAGCATTTACTTAATGGGAGAAGAAGTTGCGGAATACAATGGAGCTTATAAAGCTTCAAAAGGTATGTTAGATGAGTTTGGTGCTAAACGGGTGATTGATACACCAATTGCTGAACTTGGTTTTGCTGGTATCGCTATTGGTTCTACAATGACAGGGAATCGTCCTATTGTAGAATATATGACCTTTAATTTCTCGTTAGTTGGGATTGATCAAATTATAAATAATGCAGCCAAAATTAGACAAATGTCTGGTGGACAATTTAAATGCCCAATTGTATTTCGTGGTCCAACAGCATCTGCAGGACAATTAGCTGCTACGCATTCTCAAGCTTTTGAAAGTTGGTTTGCTAATACTCCAGGCTTAAAGGTAGTTGTGCCTTCAAATGTTTATGATGCTAAAGGGTTGTTGAAATCGGCTATTCGTGATGACGATCCTGTGATTTTTATGGAAAGTGAACAAATGTATGGTGATAAAGGGGAAGTACCTGAAGGAGAATATACAATTCCGTTGGGTGTTGCTGATATCAAACGTGAAGGATCTGATGTTACTATTGTGTCTTTTGGAAAAATTATTAAAGAAGCATATAAAGCAGCAGACGAGTTAGAAAAAGATGGCATTTCTTGTGAAATTATTGATTTAAGAACAGTTCGTCCTCTAGATAGAGAGGCGATTATCACTTCTGTTAAGAAAACAAATCGTTTGGTAATTCTTGAAGAAGCTTGGCCTTTTGGTAATGTCTCAACTGAAATCACATACCTTGTACAATCTGAAGCATTTGACTATTTAGATGCTCCAGTAGTAAAAATTAATACAGCAGATACTCCTGCGCCATATTCTCCAGTATTACTAGAACAATGGTTGCCAAATAAAGATGAGGTTATTAAAGCTGTTAAAAAAGTAATGTATATCAATGCCTAA
- a CDS encoding DUF5686 and carboxypeptidase-like regulatory domain-containing protein, which yields MNFKLFLFFFFFGILFGFSQTKVSGYVFDEYDQPVAFANVLFKGSTEGTITNEDGRFYLESENTWDIVIISFLGYELKEIALDKKVNYDLRFVLKEEAAALDEVVIVSGKQSKKASENPAIRILKKIWERKRKNGLNQFKQYQYDKYEKVEFDLNTIDSSLIKSKLFRGMEFVFEEVDTSKITGKTYLPIFLNEAVSTVYGDNQLNKVKEDLKGNKNSGFSNNQVIIDFIDDLYADFNVYDNYLKFFDKSFVSPLSRTGIQTYNYVLSDSAFIDNKWCYNIIYYPRRKNELTFKGDFWVNDSTYAIKDINLQASKSANINWVKEIYIEQEFEVLNDSVFLIKRDYMLSDFALNKKEKSRGVYGKRTTLYENYVFDVPKSEPFYDEEVYFFDEDIYNREDEFWEQNRFESLNKDEKGVYKMLDTLKTVKKFKRLYNIGSILASGYVEFPSLNFDYGPIFSTFGFNDVEGLRLRTGGRTYFGRNDLWRLEGFIAYGFRDDKFKYGISGKWLMDKKSRWTIFGGNRRDVEQIGASLTSSTDVLGRSLASSSVIGTGSNDKLTNISLTNLGMSIEPSRNFEIRVDGSFRTLRSASPTFSLDYNDPESNTGISSEIKQFESRLSIGYYPKRQMTGFGVERKFKNDNFARLFAQLSRGDRNWFDSDFDYTKVQFSYIQPWQVGGFGRLTTSLEAGKTFGDVPLGLLSVVPGNQTYFSIYNTFPQLDFYEFVTDTYTSMHIEHNFNGRLFSRIPFLKKYNLRFVLGLRGVWGDLSNDNLALNTTGSPVEIPLIAPNERIYYEYSFGVANIFKVLRIDFNFRGNYLDTPDARRFGVTGSFGFYF from the coding sequence ATGAACTTTAAACTATTTCTTTTTTTCTTTTTCTTCGGAATACTTTTCGGATTCTCGCAAACCAAAGTTAGTGGTTACGTGTTTGATGAATATGACCAGCCAGTTGCTTTTGCTAATGTACTTTTTAAAGGGTCTACTGAAGGCACTATTACCAATGAAGATGGGCGTTTTTATTTAGAGTCTGAAAACACTTGGGATATAGTCATTATTTCATTTCTAGGCTATGAATTGAAAGAGATTGCACTTGATAAGAAAGTAAATTACGATCTCAGATTTGTTTTAAAAGAAGAAGCCGCTGCTTTAGATGAGGTTGTTATTGTTTCAGGAAAACAATCTAAGAAAGCTTCAGAGAATCCTGCCATTAGAATCCTAAAGAAAATTTGGGAACGCAAACGGAAAAACGGATTAAATCAATTTAAACAATATCAATACGATAAATACGAAAAAGTAGAATTTGATCTTAATACTATTGATAGTTCGCTCATAAAAAGCAAATTATTTAGAGGTATGGAGTTTGTTTTTGAAGAAGTAGATACGTCTAAAATTACTGGTAAAACATATCTGCCAATTTTTTTAAATGAAGCTGTAAGTACGGTTTATGGTGATAATCAATTAAACAAAGTAAAAGAAGATCTTAAAGGAAATAAGAATTCTGGTTTTAGTAACAATCAAGTAATTATTGATTTTATTGATGATTTGTATGCCGATTTCAATGTATACGATAACTATCTTAAGTTTTTTGATAAGAGTTTTGTGAGTCCGTTATCACGTACAGGAATTCAGACTTATAACTATGTGCTTTCCGATAGTGCTTTTATTGATAATAAATGGTGTTATAATATTATCTATTATCCTCGACGTAAAAATGAATTGACCTTTAAAGGTGATTTCTGGGTGAACGATTCTACATATGCTATTAAAGATATCAATTTACAAGCATCTAAAAGTGCTAACATTAATTGGGTCAAAGAAATTTACATCGAACAAGAATTCGAAGTTTTAAATGATTCTGTCTTCTTAATTAAGCGTGATTATATGTTGTCTGATTTCGCCTTAAATAAAAAAGAAAAGTCACGTGGTGTTTATGGGAAACGTACAACACTCTACGAAAATTACGTGTTTGATGTGCCTAAAAGCGAGCCGTTTTATGATGAAGAAGTCTATTTTTTCGATGAAGACATCTATAATCGTGAGGATGAATTTTGGGAACAAAACCGATTTGAGTCTCTTAATAAAGACGAAAAAGGAGTCTACAAAATGTTAGATACGCTGAAAACTGTGAAGAAGTTTAAGCGACTTTATAATATAGGTAGTATTCTTGCATCTGGTTATGTGGAATTTCCGAGTCTCAATTTTGATTATGGACCAATATTCTCAACATTTGGATTTAATGATGTTGAAGGATTACGTTTAAGAACTGGAGGACGAACTTATTTTGGACGAAATGATTTATGGCGACTAGAAGGATTTATCGCTTATGGTTTTAGAGATGACAAGTTTAAATATGGTATTTCTGGTAAGTGGTTAATGGATAAAAAGAGTCGGTGGACCATCTTTGGAGGAAATAGGCGTGATGTAGAACAAATTGGTGCGAGTTTAACAAGTTCTACAGATGTTTTAGGACGTAGCTTGGCATCATCTTCAGTGATTGGGACAGGCTCAAATGATAAGTTAACTAATATTAGTTTAACCAATCTAGGAATGTCGATTGAACCATCACGTAATTTTGAAATCCGTGTAGATGGAAGTTTCAGAACATTACGTTCGGCATCACCAACGTTTAGTTTAGATTATAATGACCCTGAATCTAATACTGGGATTTCTTCAGAAATAAAACAGTTTGAAAGTCGACTTTCAATTGGCTATTACCCAAAGCGACAAATGACAGGTTTTGGAGTAGAGCGTAAGTTTAAAAACGATAATTTTGCACGATTGTTTGCACAGCTAAGTCGTGGTGATCGTAATTGGTTTGATAGTGATTTTGATTATACCAAAGTTCAGTTTTCATATATACAACCTTGGCAAGTTGGTGGTTTTGGTAGATTAACAACTTCGTTAGAAGCAGGAAAAACTTTTGGTGATGTGCCTTTAGGATTATTAAGTGTCGTGCCAGGAAACCAAACCTATTTTTCAATATATAATACGTTTCCACAACTCGATTTTTATGAGTTTGTGACAGATACTTATACCTCAATGCATATTGAGCATAATTTCAATGGACGTTTGTTTTCTAGAATTCCATTTTTAAAGAAATACAACTTAAGATTCGTACTAGGGTTAAGGGGTGTTTGGGGAGATTTATCTAATGATAATTTAGCTTTAAATACAACTGGAAGTCCAGTTGAGATTCCTCTAATTGCTCCAAATGAGCGTATTTATTATGAATATAGTTTTGGTGTAGCAAACATTTTTAAAGTATTAAGAATCGACTTCAATTTTAGAGGGAATTACCTCGATACTCCAGATGCTAGACGTTTTGGTGTTACTGGAAGCTTTGGCTTTTATTTCTAA
- a CDS encoding CBS domain-containing protein — translation MRIQVKDFMSTPVTTALGENTVLEIRELMKEKGIHAIPIISSTNDKLKVEMTIRGIVTSTDINKEINDAIAVSQVMTSSNVHVVHVDSSAQAAAKMMIRYKVHHIVVMDEGVIVGMVSSLDFVKLVAEHSIG, via the coding sequence ATGCGAATACAAGTAAAAGATTTTATGTCGACTCCAGTTACAACTGCTCTGGGAGAGAATACTGTTCTTGAAATTAGAGAACTTATGAAGGAAAAAGGCATTCACGCTATCCCAATTATTTCATCTACTAATGACAAACTAAAAGTTGAAATGACTATTCGAGGTATTGTTACTTCTACAGATATAAACAAAGAGATTAATGATGCTATTGCTGTAAGTCAAGTAATGACATCTTCAAATGTACATGTTGTTCATGTAGATTCTAGCGCTCAAGCTGCTGCTAAAATGATGATAAGATATAAAGTACATCACATTGTTGTCATGGACGAAGGTGTAATAGTAGGTATGGTTAGTTCTTTAGATTTTGTAAAATTAGTTGCAGAACATTCAATTGGATAA
- a CDS encoding inorganic diphosphatase, giving the protein MSETGELTFDVLIEIPKGSRNKYEYDFTLHKIRFDRMLFSSMMYPGDYGFIPETLALDSDPLDVLVLGHQPTYPMVVMEVRPIGVFHMTDEKGPDEKIICVPVSDPIWSNNKDINDLNPHRLKEIEHFFKVYKDLEKKKVDTGGWGDANEAIKIYHECVQRYDESEHKKKRTFTI; this is encoded by the coding sequence ATGTCAGAAACAGGAGAATTAACTTTCGATGTATTAATCGAAATACCTAAAGGAAGCCGTAACAAATATGAATATGATTTTACCTTACACAAGATAAGATTTGATCGTATGCTTTTTTCATCTATGATGTATCCTGGAGATTATGGATTCATACCAGAAACGTTGGCTTTAGACAGCGATCCTCTTGATGTTTTGGTTTTAGGACATCAGCCAACGTATCCAATGGTTGTTATGGAAGTTAGACCTATTGGTGTTTTTCATATGACAGATGAAAAAGGACCTGATGAAAAAATTATTTGCGTGCCAGTTTCAGATCCTATTTGGAGTAATAATAAAGATATAAACGATTTAAATCCACATAGATTAAAAGAGATTGAACATTTCTTTAAAGTTTATAAAGATTTAGAAAAGAAAAAAGTTGATACAGGTGGTTGGGGAGATGCTAATGAAGCTATAAAAATTTATCATGAATGTGTACAGCGTTATGATGAAAGTGAGCATAAGAAGAAACGTACTTTTACTATCTAA